One genomic segment of Chitinophaga sancti includes these proteins:
- a CDS encoding polysaccharide biosynthesis tyrosine autokinase produces MNQKSETNNRAAVIDLNDLLKKLAFHWPLYLILILLSVLGAFIYLKYAKPRYMSSAKLYLKDEKKGGGEEMDMLKSLSLFNSGKNIENEMEVIKSPILIAKVIRDNHFNIRYYRKAAVRNEELYDNSPFSIRVLSDTANIGNYVFDITPEINGLKVKANYGDDLTKDFTVQSGVPFTVGHDQFSITYSTPTTGVPGINDYRIRVDSIAELAYEKLDDIGTALVNKDATVILVTYEDAVAARAAHFINALLDTYNDYTLDDKNRVALKTINFLSVRIDSLRDELGYLEKQEERFKVQRGITDIEGTSKLALEQVKDADIKLNDANMQLSVFDQVDEYLNAPGNSYPFAPMLGTVDQTLTAMINRYEELLKEKNKLSLSLQPSSMIVQNLDGQIEDARNTIKNYISGYRRNAGVAQNQMQQKVNQIQAKIANIPAYEREYINIKRQQGVKENLYLYLLKKKEEASVSYASNVTDNKVIAPAFVPEKPESPRKTMAFVGFLAAGLALGTLYIYLKYFLNNRILSKTEIEQLFELPLMAEIYQDEEETAKNFSLQNRSVLLEQIFNLRTNLRYLLNEHTDSTTILVTSSISGEGKTFLSAHLGNSLTVNKKKVILLELDLRKPKLSKFLGMDNFTGITNYIVENKSIDEIIRKVPGTDLHLISSGPIPPNPAELIEGNRMRTLLTTLKERYDYIIIDTAPIGIVSDAKSLAPYIDATLFVVRYNFTLKSKLKAVAENIREGHFRKTGIIFNGIEQDSFYPNYYYDHYSYSQENLKVKRWFSFFKKLKHRLA; encoded by the coding sequence ATGAACCAAAAAAGCGAAACAAATAATCGGGCTGCAGTTATTGATCTGAATGACCTGTTGAAGAAACTGGCATTCCACTGGCCACTTTATCTCATCCTCATCCTGCTCTCTGTTTTGGGAGCATTCATTTACCTGAAATATGCCAAACCAAGGTATATGTCCAGCGCTAAGTTGTATCTGAAAGATGAAAAGAAAGGGGGTGGCGAAGAAATGGATATGCTCAAGTCGCTCTCCCTATTCAATAGCGGAAAAAATATTGAGAATGAAATGGAAGTGATCAAGTCGCCGATATTAATTGCCAAGGTAATCAGGGACAATCACTTTAACATTCGTTACTATCGGAAGGCAGCAGTCCGTAATGAAGAACTTTATGACAACTCACCGTTCAGTATCCGGGTTCTTAGTGATACTGCCAATATCGGCAATTATGTTTTTGATATCACCCCGGAAATAAACGGTCTGAAAGTAAAAGCTAATTACGGTGATGACCTGACGAAAGATTTCACTGTGCAATCAGGCGTACCTTTTACCGTTGGGCATGATCAGTTTAGCATTACTTACAGCACCCCCACAACAGGGGTTCCCGGCATAAATGACTACCGCATCCGGGTGGATTCTATTGCAGAACTGGCCTATGAAAAGTTGGACGATATCGGCACAGCGCTGGTGAATAAAGACGCGACTGTAATATTGGTGACTTATGAGGATGCCGTCGCTGCACGTGCTGCTCACTTTATCAATGCACTGCTGGATACCTACAACGATTATACGCTGGATGATAAGAACAGGGTAGCCCTGAAAACGATCAACTTCCTCTCTGTACGTATTGACTCCCTGCGCGATGAGTTGGGCTACCTGGAAAAACAGGAGGAACGATTCAAGGTGCAGCGGGGTATTACCGATATTGAAGGCACTTCCAAACTGGCACTGGAACAGGTAAAGGATGCGGATATCAAACTGAATGATGCAAATATGCAGCTCTCCGTATTCGACCAGGTAGACGAGTACCTGAATGCACCGGGTAATAGTTATCCTTTCGCACCAATGCTGGGCACCGTGGATCAGACCCTGACGGCCATGATCAACAGGTATGAAGAGCTGCTGAAAGAAAAAAACAAACTATCGCTCTCCCTGCAGCCCAGCAGTATGATCGTACAAAACCTGGATGGCCAAATAGAAGATGCACGTAATACGATTAAAAATTACATCTCCGGTTACAGGCGCAACGCCGGTGTAGCACAAAACCAGATGCAGCAGAAGGTCAACCAGATCCAGGCTAAAATCGCCAACATTCCGGCTTACGAAAGAGAATATATCAATATCAAAAGACAACAGGGCGTAAAGGAAAACCTCTACCTCTACCTGTTGAAAAAGAAAGAAGAAGCATCGGTTTCCTATGCAAGTAATGTGACCGACAACAAGGTTATTGCTCCTGCGTTCGTTCCTGAAAAACCGGAATCACCCAGGAAAACGATGGCCTTTGTAGGATTTCTTGCTGCTGGTCTGGCATTGGGTACCCTTTACATTTACCTGAAATATTTCCTTAACAATAGGATCCTTAGCAAAACTGAGATCGAACAATTATTTGAACTCCCGCTTATGGCAGAAATATACCAGGATGAAGAAGAAACAGCCAAAAACTTTTCCCTTCAAAACAGGTCCGTACTACTGGAACAAATCTTCAACTTACGTACCAATCTTCGTTACCTGTTGAACGAACATACTGATAGTACTACTATCCTGGTTACTTCCAGCATTTCCGGTGAGGGTAAAACTTTCTTAAGTGCGCACCTGGGCAACTCCCTCACAGTAAATAAAAAGAAAGTAATACTGCTGGAACTTGACCTGCGTAAACCAAAGCTCTCCAAGTTCCTGGGCATGGACAATTTTACAGGCATCACTAATTATATCGTAGAGAATAAATCGATCGACGAAATTATACGCAAGGTGCCAGGTACCGACCTGCACCTGATTTCATCCGGACCTATTCCTCCCAATCCCGCGGAACTGATAGAAGGAAACAGGATGCGTACGCTACTGACTACACTGAAAGAACGCTATGATTACATCATCATTGATACGGCACCAATCGGTATTGTTTCTGATGCAAAGAGTCTGGCACCCTATATAGACGCCACCCTCTTTGTAGTACGTTACAATTTCACCTTAAAATCAAAACTAAAAGCAGTAGCAGAAAATATCAGGGAAGGCCATTTCCGCAAGACGGGTATCATCTTCAACGGTATTGAACAGGATAGCTTCTATCCAAACTATTATTACGATCACTATTCATATTCACAGGAAAATCTGAAAGTAAAAAGATGGTTTTCATTTTTCAAAAAACTAAAACATCGTCTTGCATAA
- a CDS encoding FkbM family methyltransferase: protein MSPVATIFKDLYVFVFARKALYRFNLLMFKLSMRGIGIMNHENDRVSGEEAFVKYMKKYHYFDKGAILDIGANVGHYSVMLRRQNVRLPIYAFEPHPKAFNKLQDAAATHHFIPVKRGAGDQVSQAVIYDYAGNGGSEHASMYKEVITGFRDREAEELLIDITTIDEFVAENNISEVALLKIDTEGHELNVLRGAMHTIQGRKVKVIQIEFNEMNVISRTFFKDFIDLLPDYSFYRLLPDGLMPLGNYNVAAFEIFAFQNIVAILK from the coding sequence ATGAGTCCTGTAGCAACAATATTTAAAGATCTGTATGTTTTTGTATTTGCACGAAAAGCATTGTATCGTTTCAATTTGCTGATGTTTAAGTTAAGTATGCGGGGGATTGGAATCATGAATCATGAGAATGATCGTGTAAGTGGTGAAGAGGCCTTTGTGAAATACATGAAGAAGTACCATTATTTTGATAAAGGAGCTATACTCGATATAGGGGCGAATGTGGGGCATTACTCTGTCATGTTGCGCCGGCAAAATGTAAGGTTGCCAATTTATGCATTTGAACCACATCCAAAGGCTTTCAATAAATTGCAGGATGCAGCGGCCACACATCATTTTATACCTGTAAAGCGTGGTGCGGGAGACCAGGTGTCACAAGCCGTTATCTACGATTACGCTGGCAATGGTGGTTCTGAACATGCCAGTATGTACAAGGAGGTGATCACTGGTTTCAGAGACCGTGAGGCAGAAGAATTACTGATTGATATTACCACCATTGATGAATTTGTAGCAGAGAATAATATCAGCGAAGTAGCGTTATTAAAGATAGATACAGAGGGGCATGAGCTGAATGTACTGAGGGGTGCCATGCATACAATACAAGGAAGAAAGGTAAAAGTGATTCAGATTGAGTTCAACGAAATGAATGTTATATCCCGCACTTTCTTTAAAGACTTTATTGACCTGCTGCCTGATTATTCATTTTATCGCCTGCTGCCTGATGGTTTGATGCCATTGGGAAATTATAATGTAGCAGCATTTGAAATATTTGCATTTCAGAATATTGTAGCTATACTAAAGTAA
- a CDS encoding class I SAM-dependent methyltransferase — MNKLYVQYGCGPYSAPDGWTNFDASPTLRIQQLPILGKLLKSRLHVTFPKDVHQGDILKSLPGISENSCDGVYCSHVLEHLSYDDCLLAVRNTYCILKPGGYFRCVLPDLESAAREYVEDLANHDINANTKFLEKTMLGKKQRQRGFKSLLTSTLGNSDHLYMWDHLSLSNILREAGFSTVRQCAFNDCPDPMFKLVEERTRFENAVSLEAIK; from the coding sequence ATGAATAAGTTATATGTACAGTATGGATGTGGTCCCTATTCAGCGCCTGATGGATGGACCAATTTTGATGCAAGTCCAACACTCCGTATCCAGCAGTTACCTATCCTTGGCAAATTGCTGAAAAGCAGGCTGCATGTTACTTTCCCAAAAGATGTACACCAAGGAGATATTCTGAAATCATTGCCTGGTATCAGTGAAAATTCCTGCGATGGTGTATACTGTTCTCATGTACTGGAGCATCTTTCTTATGATGATTGTCTGCTGGCTGTGCGTAATACCTATTGCATTCTGAAACCAGGCGGCTATTTCCGCTGCGTATTACCTGACCTTGAATCGGCTGCCAGGGAATATGTAGAAGACCTCGCCAACCACGATATCAATGCAAATACCAAGTTCCTCGAAAAAACGATGCTGGGCAAAAAGCAACGGCAAAGGGGATTCAAAAGTCTGCTGACAAGTACGCTGGGCAACAGCGATCATCTATACATGTGGGATCATCTCTCCCTGTCCAACATCTTGCGGGAAGCAGGTTTTAGTACCGTCCGGCAATGTGCATTCAATGATTGTCCGGATCCAATGTTTAAGCTGGTAGAAGAAAGAACAAGATTTGAAAATGCAGTATCACTTGAAGCTATTAAATGA
- a CDS encoding acyltransferase, with protein sequence MTSNKPSSLYFFSLDAIRGFAALIVVLCHWQFFFYKDYTVQTAPLEDFQLPLYSVFSIFYHHAFYAVDLFFLLSGFIFFWFYADKIAKGATSFNYFITYRFTRLYPVHVLTLLAIIPLQMLMVKQSGHTFIIQNNDYWHFLLNLFVIHSWGFEKTPALNGFNGPSWSVSVELLLYLLFFLIAWRKQHNRKGLLILLVVAGAIVQAIYPMIGQGIYSFFLGALVYHIYSWLCTKKDFGTLTRNIAIAAVLLWMYILAEYYFSFTHRLFFSVTHKLLPAWTNEKNEKIFYLATNTFFRTIVSPVTVLVLAMAETIKSGIRARWTQLLGNSSYCLYLIHFPLMVAAAVLVNALGLPKTVFQSPLTLLLFYVVLITLSILGHHYFELPVQQTLRQKLIKKRTSAVPAAIIPEA encoded by the coding sequence ATGACCTCGAATAAGCCCTCATCATTATACTTTTTTAGTCTGGATGCAATCAGGGGATTTGCGGCACTCATTGTCGTATTATGCCATTGGCAATTCTTCTTTTATAAGGACTATACTGTTCAGACAGCTCCCCTTGAAGATTTCCAATTACCACTTTATTCCGTATTCTCCATCTTTTATCATCATGCATTTTATGCAGTAGACCTCTTTTTCCTGCTATCAGGTTTTATATTTTTCTGGTTCTATGCAGATAAGATCGCAAAGGGGGCTACCAGTTTTAACTATTTCATTACCTACAGGTTCACACGCCTATATCCAGTGCATGTTCTTACGCTACTGGCCATTATCCCCTTGCAAATGCTGATGGTGAAACAGTCAGGGCATACCTTTATTATACAAAATAATGACTACTGGCATTTTCTGCTTAACCTGTTCGTAATCCACAGCTGGGGCTTTGAGAAAACACCGGCGCTCAATGGATTTAACGGGCCATCATGGTCTGTATCCGTAGAGTTGTTGCTCTACCTGTTGTTCTTCCTCATTGCATGGCGTAAACAACATAACAGAAAAGGATTATTGATCTTATTGGTCGTTGCTGGTGCTATTGTCCAGGCTATTTACCCAATGATTGGTCAGGGTATCTATTCTTTCTTCCTGGGGGCACTCGTGTATCATATTTATTCCTGGTTGTGTACTAAAAAAGATTTCGGGACACTGACCCGCAATATTGCCATTGCTGCTGTGTTGTTATGGATGTATATCCTGGCCGAATATTATTTTTCGTTTACTCATCGCCTGTTCTTCTCTGTTACTCACAAATTACTGCCAGCCTGGACGAATGAAAAAAATGAAAAGATCTTTTACCTGGCGACTAATACATTTTTCAGGACGATCGTTTCTCCTGTTACCGTACTGGTATTAGCCATGGCAGAGACGATCAAAAGCGGTATCAGGGCCAGGTGGACACAACTACTCGGAAATTCCAGCTATTGCCTGTACCTGATTCACTTTCCGCTCATGGTTGCTGCCGCCGTACTGGTCAATGCGCTGGGTTTACCAAAAACAGTATTCCAGTCTCCCCTCACCTTACTATTATTCTATGTAGTTCTGATCACACTAAGTATTTTGGGCCACCACTATTTCGAGCTCCCTGTACAACAGACTTTACGACAGAAATTGATTAAAAAAAGGACGAGCGCTGTGCCTGCTGCTATCATTCCGGAAGCATAA
- a CDS encoding flippase, producing the protein MHKILQNSGWLLIDKLARLLLGLFTMAMIARHIGPEKFGIWNYSIALTAIVGAMAVLGLDKIVVKELVSAPERRDEIVSTALCMRIVAGILSCTICIMIPWFTRQNNPLYIWCTTITAFNILLQSFDVFDYFYQAQNQVQRVIIPKVTIFVLFCLIKIMCIRMNLSFRIILWVSLVELVITYLLIFGYYIWHEGITSLFKVRMQEARYLISQSWSLLFTGVLVLLYMKSDQLMLDILTTPQQLGEYAAAARISELWYAIPTVIAVAILPNLILKRQTNHGRYLENVEKWIRLSMWGSTVIAIIMAVASSWLTGILYGNQYPLAGVILSIHIWANIPVFISVAIMQYQIVEGNYKANLYATIAGIAANLLINLLLIPTLGGIAAAIATVISYTTVATCLIIVDKTGQAKMFIIKMLHPGKALADIWQLHLALKSSIENLISVLRQKSLSK; encoded by the coding sequence TTGCATAAGATCCTTCAAAATAGTGGTTGGCTGCTGATTGACAAACTGGCGCGGCTGTTGCTTGGTTTATTTACCATGGCGATGATTGCACGTCATATCGGCCCTGAGAAATTTGGCATCTGGAACTATTCTATAGCGCTTACTGCGATTGTAGGTGCTATGGCCGTGTTGGGTCTGGACAAAATCGTAGTGAAAGAACTGGTATCTGCACCTGAACGCAGGGATGAGATTGTATCTACAGCGCTGTGTATGCGAATTGTAGCGGGCATTCTATCCTGCACAATTTGTATTATGATCCCCTGGTTCACCAGGCAGAACAATCCTTTGTACATCTGGTGTACCACCATTACTGCTTTTAATATCCTGCTGCAATCATTCGATGTATTTGACTACTTCTACCAGGCACAAAACCAGGTTCAACGGGTTATTATACCGAAGGTGACCATATTTGTTTTATTCTGCCTGATCAAGATAATGTGTATCAGGATGAATCTTTCCTTTAGGATTATCCTGTGGGTGTCTCTTGTTGAACTGGTGATTACCTACCTGCTCATATTTGGTTATTACATCTGGCATGAAGGCATTACCTCACTGTTTAAAGTACGTATGCAGGAAGCCCGCTACCTGATTTCACAAAGCTGGTCCCTTCTGTTCACCGGTGTACTTGTACTGTTGTACATGAAAAGCGATCAGCTCATGCTGGATATACTGACTACCCCGCAACAATTGGGAGAGTATGCAGCAGCTGCCCGTATATCTGAATTGTGGTATGCGATACCGACGGTGATAGCCGTTGCTATTTTACCCAACCTGATACTGAAAAGGCAAACCAATCACGGCAGGTATTTAGAAAATGTGGAAAAATGGATCCGGCTTTCTATGTGGGGCAGTACTGTGATCGCTATTATTATGGCAGTTGCTTCCAGCTGGCTCACAGGCATCTTATATGGCAACCAGTATCCACTTGCAGGTGTGATCCTTTCCATACATATATGGGCGAATATACCCGTATTTATATCCGTTGCCATTATGCAATACCAGATAGTGGAAGGTAACTATAAAGCTAACCTGTATGCAACTATTGCAGGTATTGCAGCGAACCTGCTGATCAACCTGTTGCTGATTCCTACACTGGGAGGTATAGCCGCAGCTATTGCTACCGTTATTTCTTATACAACCGTCGCTACCTGCCTGATCATCGTTGACAAAACCGGGCAGGCAAAAATGTTCATTATAAAAATGCTACACCCAGGAAAGGCGCTTGCAGATATTTGGCAGTTGCATCTGGCGTTGAAGAGTTCTATTGAAAACTTAATATCTGTATTACGTCAAAAGTCGTTAAGTAAATGA
- a CDS encoding polysaccharide biosynthesis/export family protein — protein sequence MKSTIHLLLISSLFLMASCIETKKITYLNDIQQQMGEENGHSLQPLKVQPGDVLQITVTTIDKDISQILNPAAVSAVSTTANGIDPGYIVDSDGYINLPMAGRVYVKDKTTAEINTVITTELDKSIRNAFVSTRITNFKISVLGDVARPGSFKIGAERVSILDALSMAGDMNVTALHDNVTVIREVDGVKKYVSLNLTDSKVLSSPYYYLNNNDVVYIRPGKNKVFNSSKFVTLIPTMISALSLITTLIIVTVK from the coding sequence ATGAAATCCACAATCCATTTACTGTTAATTAGCAGTTTGTTTTTAATGGCGAGCTGTATTGAAACCAAAAAAATTACCTATTTAAACGACATCCAGCAACAAATGGGTGAGGAAAACGGGCATTCCTTACAGCCACTTAAAGTTCAGCCGGGGGATGTACTGCAAATTACTGTTACGACCATTGATAAAGACATTTCCCAGATTCTGAATCCTGCTGCTGTATCCGCTGTTTCCACTACTGCCAATGGTATTGATCCCGGATATATCGTAGATAGTGACGGCTACATCAATCTCCCGATGGCAGGCAGGGTCTATGTAAAGGATAAAACAACGGCTGAAATCAACACTGTCATTACTACAGAACTGGACAAAAGTATCCGTAATGCCTTTGTTTCTACCCGTATTACCAATTTCAAAATATCTGTGTTAGGTGATGTTGCACGCCCAGGCTCGTTCAAGATAGGCGCTGAACGGGTGTCCATACTGGATGCACTCAGCATGGCCGGCGATATGAATGTAACCGCCCTGCATGATAATGTTACTGTGATCAGGGAAGTAGATGGTGTAAAAAAGTACGTGTCCCTCAACCTGACTGACAGCAAAGTGCTTTCATCACCATACTATTACCTGAATAATAATGATGTGGTTTATATAAGACCAGGCAAGAACAAAGTGTTCAATAGTTCAAAATTCGTTACGCTGATTCCGACTATGATAAGCGCATTGTCCCTCATCACAACACTTATTATCGTTACAGTTAAATGA
- a CDS encoding class I SAM-dependent methyltransferase, with product MSNLYVQYGCGLSSPQGWKNFDASPTLRLQQLPLIGNLLKQRMHIAFPDNVLQGDIIKGLPGIADNSADGAYCSHVLEHLTYEDFLIAVRNTYRILKPGGIFRCVVPDLEKAAREYVEDLTNHDQEANAKFLQKTRLGKTHRRRGIKGLLQNTYGNSDHLFMWDTLSLSNELYRAGFSYVRPATFNDSEDEMFKLVESEGRFKNAVALEARK from the coding sequence ATGAGTAATCTTTATGTACAGTATGGCTGTGGCTTGTCATCCCCCCAGGGCTGGAAGAACTTTGATGCCTCCCCCACGCTCCGTCTGCAGCAACTACCTCTTATTGGTAATTTGCTTAAACAACGCATGCATATTGCTTTCCCTGACAATGTGCTACAAGGTGACATTATCAAAGGTTTACCAGGCATCGCCGACAATTCTGCTGATGGTGCATATTGCTCCCACGTATTGGAACACCTTACGTACGAAGATTTCCTCATTGCTGTGCGCAACACCTACCGGATACTGAAACCCGGCGGTATCTTCCGCTGTGTAGTACCCGACCTGGAAAAAGCAGCGCGTGAATATGTGGAAGACCTTACTAATCATGATCAGGAGGCCAACGCTAAATTCCTGCAAAAAACACGGTTAGGAAAAACACATCGTCGCAGAGGTATTAAAGGATTGTTGCAAAATACATATGGCAACAGCGACCATCTGTTTATGTGGGATACATTATCGTTATCCAATGAACTGTACAGGGCAGGCTTCAGTTATGTACGTCCTGCCACATTTAATGATAGTGAAGATGAGATGTTTAAACTTGTGGAAAGTGAAGGACGGTTTAAAAACGCTGTTGCACTTGAAGCGCGTAAATAA
- a CDS encoding FkbM family methyltransferase: MSQVKKLIARLGSKLAPHIRYLAPAYSSEGEDLILKRIFDNKQNGTYVDVGAHHPFRVSNTYIFYKKRWKGINIDPNPGSKEMFDRYRPLDTNLEMGVSSTRQHLTYHIFNDPALNTFSPEKVEEYTQDPKYKVIGKKQIETWPLGDILDKYLPAGTAIDFLTIDAEGLDMDVLRSNNWKKYRPAFILVEGNPFLLGDMYNTELGKFMQAAGYDIFAKTYYTYIFRNIKSL, encoded by the coding sequence ATGAGTCAAGTTAAAAAATTAATTGCCCGGTTGGGATCAAAGCTAGCACCTCATATCAGGTACCTGGCTCCGGCATACAGTTCGGAGGGGGAAGACCTGATTTTGAAAAGAATTTTTGACAACAAGCAAAATGGTACCTATGTAGATGTAGGTGCACACCATCCTTTTCGTGTATCCAACACTTATATATTCTATAAAAAACGCTGGAAAGGCATCAACATCGATCCAAACCCCGGCTCCAAAGAGATGTTTGACAGATACCGTCCACTGGATACCAACCTGGAAATGGGCGTATCCTCCACCAGGCAGCACCTGACCTACCACATCTTTAATGACCCTGCGCTGAATACCTTTTCGCCTGAAAAGGTGGAAGAATACACACAGGACCCTAAATACAAAGTGATTGGGAAAAAACAGATTGAAACCTGGCCACTGGGTGACATTCTGGATAAATATCTTCCTGCCGGTACTGCGATCGACTTCCTTACTATTGATGCAGAAGGATTGGATATGGATGTGCTGCGCTCAAACAACTGGAAAAAGTATCGACCTGCATTCATCCTTGTAGAAGGCAATCCCTTCCTGCTGGGAGACATGTATAATACAGAGCTGGGCAAATTCATGCAGGCAGCGGGTTACGACATCTTTGCCAAAACCTATTATACCTACATTTTCAGGAATATCAAAAGCCTTTAG